The Jannaschia sp. M317 DNA segment TGAAACCCGCGAGACGGAACGCGCCGTTGATCGCCTGCAACGCCAGATCGGTGAGCGGCATCAGGAGTTGTCGATGCTGCGTGCGGAATGGGCCTATCTGAACCGGCCCGACCGTCTGCATGCCCTGGCCGAAATGAACTTTGAGCGGCTGGGCCTGATGGCGCTGTCGTCGGATCATTTCGCCTTGACCGAGCAGGTCGGCTATCCGCTGCCCGCAGCGCCCGACTGGGCCCCGGAGCTGGCCAACAGCACGCCGCTGGACGACGCCCTGTCCGAGGTCATCATCATGAACCATGCCTACGGGGCAGACGCGCAGCCGCGCATGATCGCACCGCCCAGCCTGGCCGACGACGGAGAGCAGCTGCCATGATTTTTCGCCGCCCCACACGCCAGCAACCGACAGACCCCTTTGTTCCCGTCGCGCCGACAGTCCCGCGCGCGCCTGCGCCGAAACCTGTCATCCCGCGCGAGAACCCAGAACGGGCCCGCATGCGGGCGGAACGGCGGCTGAAATTCACGGCCTCCTGCTTTGTGCTCGGGTTCATGGTGATCGGGATCAAGATGGGGGCCATCGCCGCCTCGGAGGCGCGGGAACCCAC contains these protein-coding regions:
- a CDS encoding cell division protein FtsL, coding for MRGLLYTVSVFAVVALGFWAYREGYETRETERAVDRLQRQIGERHQELSMLRAEWAYLNRPDRLHALAEMNFERLGLMALSSDHFALTEQVGYPLPAAPDWAPELANSTPLDDALSEVIIMNHAYGADAQPRMIAPPSLADDGEQLP